In one Rhodothermaceae bacterium genomic region, the following are encoded:
- a CDS encoding VOC family protein: protein MLEDKRINYIELPSKDFSDTKEFYGKVFGWTFQDYGDNYVAFNDGRLDGGFYRSPLKSDSTKGGAALVVLYADDLEATLKRITDTGAEICMEIFSFPGGRRFHFLDPSGNELAVWSDK, encoded by the coding sequence ATGCTTGAAGACAAGAGAATTAACTACATTGAATTGCCTTCAAAGGATTTTTCGGACACGAAAGAGTTTTACGGGAAGGTGTTCGGTTGGACATTTCAAGACTATGGTGATAACTACGTTGCCTTCAACGATGGCCGACTTGATGGCGGTTTCTATCGTTCCCCATTGAAGTCTGACAGTACCAAAGGCGGTGCTGCGTTGGTTGTTCTTTATGCAGATGATTTGGAGGCCACATTGAAGCGAATTACCGATACCGGTGCCGAAATCTGTATGGAAATTTTCTCGTTTCCCGGTGGTCGGAGATTCCATTTTCTTGATCCCAGTGGCAACGAACTTGCAGTTTGGAGTGATAAGTAG
- a CDS encoding HAD-IA family hydrolase yields MITLTCDALLFDLDGVLIDSNHVYETHWAIWAKERRVSVEHILDIHHGRPVTETIRLVAPHLDPIVEAEAYRDGLAASNHLERVRLFPGVAALLEHLPQDRWAIVTSAPRPSALQMLRHVALPMPKVFISGDDIGRGKPAPDPYLQAAQGLNHQIGRCIVIEDAPAGIQSGQSAGAQVIAVQTTNPSDSLKEADLIVNTIADLQIQHVDSHLNITCNPGGS; encoded by the coding sequence GTGATAACTCTCACTTGTGACGCGTTACTGTTTGATCTTGACGGTGTACTCATAGACTCCAACCACGTCTACGAAACGCACTGGGCGATCTGGGCAAAAGAACGGCGCGTATCGGTTGAACACATTCTGGATATTCATCATGGCCGCCCTGTTACGGAGACGATCCGACTGGTTGCTCCCCATTTGGATCCTATCGTGGAAGCAGAAGCCTACAGAGATGGGCTGGCTGCCAGTAATCACCTGGAGCGTGTGCGTTTATTTCCGGGGGTTGCTGCACTGCTTGAACATCTTCCTCAAGATCGCTGGGCGATTGTAACGAGTGCACCGCGCCCCTCCGCCCTCCAAATGCTTCGTCACGTAGCACTGCCAATGCCAAAGGTGTTCATTAGTGGGGACGACATTGGGCGGGGGAAACCGGCCCCAGATCCCTACTTACAGGCAGCTCAGGGCCTAAACCACCAGATTGGGCGCTGCATTGTCATTGAGGATGCACCTGCAGGTATCCAGTCTGGCCAATCGGCTGGAGCACAAGTGATCGCCGTCCAAACGACCAATCCATCTGATTCTCTGAAAGAGGCCGACTTGATCGTCAATACGATTGCCGACCTGCAGATTCAACATGTGGATTCCCACTTGAACATTACCTGTAACCCGGGTGGATCGTAG
- a CDS encoding pyridoxal phosphate-dependent aminotransferase — MMSVQMPVMGFVADLMRENPGTISLGQGVVHYGPPAAALEAAAAAVTSPDTHGYGYVIGRPELRSAFAQKLTTENRLDPGYEVVVTAGSNMAFFASLLAVTSPGDEVILLVPYYFNHEMATRIADCTPVLVTLDDSLIPDVSAVERAITPRTRAIVTISPNNPTGVVYPPETLRAINDLCARHGIYHMSDEAYEYFTFDGAEHYSPGSAPGAHAHTISLFSMSKAYGMAGWRLGYMAIPPHILADVRKIQDTNQICPAILSQVAALKALEDGGNYCKQYVSSMAKVRAMVLRRLRSIQAPVTISPSDGAFYFLLSVDSQLDAKTLTTRLIQEYGVAVIPGDTFGMEGVTSLRIAYGALQESTLTRAIDRLVRGLEALTG, encoded by the coding sequence ATGATGTCAGTGCAAATGCCCGTAATGGGGTTTGTTGCAGATCTTATGCGGGAAAACCCAGGAACGATCTCTCTTGGGCAAGGCGTGGTTCATTATGGCCCACCGGCGGCAGCTCTTGAAGCAGCTGCCGCGGCGGTCACTTCCCCAGATACTCACGGCTATGGGTATGTCATCGGGAGGCCGGAGCTCCGAAGTGCCTTTGCACAGAAACTCACCACAGAGAACCGTTTGGATCCCGGTTATGAAGTTGTTGTGACTGCCGGAAGCAATATGGCATTCTTTGCATCGCTGTTGGCGGTGACCAGCCCGGGAGATGAAGTCATTTTACTTGTGCCATATTACTTCAATCACGAAATGGCAACGCGTATCGCGGACTGCACGCCAGTTCTGGTTACACTCGACGATTCATTGATTCCAGATGTGAGTGCCGTTGAACGTGCAATCACTCCACGGACCCGCGCGATTGTTACGATTTCACCGAACAACCCAACTGGCGTTGTATATCCTCCAGAAACGCTCAGAGCGATCAATGATCTATGTGCTCGGCATGGCATCTATCACATGTCTGACGAGGCATATGAGTACTTCACATTTGATGGGGCGGAGCATTATTCCCCAGGAAGTGCTCCCGGGGCGCATGCGCATACGATCTCACTCTTTTCCATGAGCAAAGCGTACGGGATGGCAGGCTGGCGGCTGGGCTATATGGCGATCCCGCCGCATATCCTGGCCGATGTGCGAAAAATCCAGGATACGAATCAGATCTGTCCGGCAATCCTGAGCCAGGTAGCGGCACTCAAAGCATTGGAAGATGGGGGTAACTATTGCAAGCAGTATGTGAGTTCTATGGCCAAAGTGCGTGCCATGGTATTGCGGCGACTGCGGAGTATACAGGCTCCAGTCACCATTTCTCCTTCCGATGGTGCATTTTACTTTCTGTTATCGGTTGACTCGCAGTTAGATGCGAAGACGCTCACAACCCGTTTAATCCAGGAGTATGGTGTGGCTGTAATTCCCGGAGATACGTTTGGAATGGAAGGAGTTACCAGTCTGCGGATTGCGTACGGTGCTCTCCAGGAATCAACACTGACGCGAGCAATCGATCGTCTGGTCAGGGGGCTGGAAGCGCTGACCGGCTGA
- a CDS encoding sulfatase-like hydrolase/transferase, whose product MRLLPLLLIIAGCAAERPPNIVLIMADDMGYETLGVNGGLSYDTPHLDSLAQHGMRFTHAFSTPLCTPSRVQLMTGKYNFRNYIGFGLLDPAEQTFAHLLQDVGYATGVAGKWQLYGNMYQRELAGRGGSTPEEAGFEEFALWQYIERGSRYKSPTIHYSGQEPETFPDAYGPGLYTDYIEEFFERHQDEPFFLYFPMALPHDPFLPPPGHPDFDSLDIATARNDTAYFAPMVSYVDKLVGRITGKLHELELDRNTLVLFTTDNGTHRIVSSQHKTGLIRGKKAYPVAAGTHVPLIAYWPGTIQPNIVNDALVDFTDFLPTLIEAAGSSVPDDFTADGLSFYDQFTGLADTTRSWIYCHYDPRWGRFAPARWAQDQTWKLYGNGQFFNWSEDRDEVQALDDSTLDERAQLAKNKLQGVLDRMPALPQVQSED is encoded by the coding sequence ATTCGACTACTGCCCTTGCTGCTCATCATAGCTGGCTGCGCGGCTGAGCGCCCACCCAATATCGTACTCATCATGGCCGACGATATGGGCTACGAGACGCTGGGAGTGAATGGTGGATTGAGTTATGATACACCACATTTGGATTCCCTCGCTCAACATGGAATGCGATTCACCCATGCATTTTCGACTCCTCTCTGCACACCTTCAAGGGTACAGTTGATGACCGGCAAATATAATTTTCGAAATTACATTGGATTTGGGTTGCTGGATCCAGCTGAACAAACATTTGCCCATCTGTTGCAGGATGTCGGCTATGCCACGGGAGTTGCTGGCAAGTGGCAGTTGTATGGTAACATGTACCAACGAGAACTGGCGGGACGGGGTGGATCAACTCCCGAGGAAGCAGGATTCGAAGAATTTGCACTTTGGCAGTACATCGAGCGTGGCAGCCGTTACAAGTCACCTACAATACATTACTCTGGTCAGGAACCTGAAACATTCCCCGATGCTTATGGGCCGGGTCTCTATACAGATTACATTGAGGAATTCTTTGAACGACACCAGGATGAACCGTTCTTTTTGTATTTCCCGATGGCCTTGCCACATGACCCTTTTCTGCCACCGCCCGGCCATCCTGATTTTGACAGCCTTGACATTGCCACAGCGCGCAACGATACTGCATATTTTGCTCCCATGGTGAGCTATGTGGATAAACTGGTTGGCCGCATCACCGGCAAACTACATGAATTGGAGCTTGACCGCAATACATTGGTGTTGTTCACAACGGACAATGGGACCCATCGGATCGTATCCTCTCAGCACAAAACAGGACTGATCCGAGGTAAAAAAGCCTATCCTGTCGCTGCGGGAACGCATGTACCACTCATCGCATACTGGCCCGGAACGATTCAGCCGAATATCGTCAATGATGCGCTGGTGGACTTCACAGATTTTCTACCAACTCTGATTGAAGCGGCAGGGAGTAGCGTCCCAGACGATTTTACGGCAGACGGACTGAGTTTTTATGATCAGTTCACCGGACTGGCGGATACCACGCGCAGCTGGATCTATTGCCATTACGATCCACGGTGGGGCCGGTTTGCACCGGCGCGATGGGCGCAGGATCAAACTTGGAAACTCTATGGAAATGGGCAATTTTTCAACTGGTCCGAGGACCGTGACGAAGTTCAGGCCTTGGATGATTCTACCCTTGACGAGCGTGCTCAATTGGCAAAAAACAAGCTGCAGGGCGTCCTTGACCGGATGCCCGCATTGCCACAGGTTCAATCCGAAGACTGA
- a CDS encoding cupin domain-containing protein: MSKHFFLRKDSHFVEPVDHGTITWINYPDSVTPGLFAARAKIHPSKGHDFHRHPGREELIVVLEGMVEQWIDDTCQILAPGDAVMIPAGVPHASFNMGETPAILFVALTPAELEQPLSEDLSDQEPWSMLRARNS; this comes from the coding sequence ATGTCTAAGCACTTTTTTTTACGTAAAGATTCCCATTTCGTGGAACCTGTTGACCACGGAACCATTACCTGGATCAATTACCCAGACTCGGTTACCCCTGGCCTCTTTGCTGCAAGGGCAAAGATCCATCCTAGTAAGGGTCACGACTTTCACCGGCATCCTGGCCGGGAAGAATTGATTGTCGTTTTAGAGGGGATGGTTGAGCAATGGATTGATGATACCTGCCAGATTCTAGCCCCCGGTGATGCGGTGATGATCCCTGCAGGGGTCCCTCATGCCTCATTCAATATGGGGGAAACCCCCGCGATCCTCTTTGTAGCATTGACACCAGCAGAACTTGAACAGCCTCTCTCTGAGGACTTATCCGACCAGGAACCATGGAGCATGCTTCGGGCTCGTAATTCCTGA
- a CDS encoding phosphoenolpyruvate hydrolase family protein, translating into MPNPWTGIGNPYTRTEVLERLHATLDRGEPIIVAGAGTGISAKFIEKGGADLLIIYNSGRFRMSGHGSTAGLMAYGDANAVAMEIGEFEVLPIVEEIPVICGVHASDPRRRIWHHLLKVKDMGFSGINNFPTHSIVDGLFRQVLEETGMSVQHEIDMVGLAQKKGIDLFSIVYVSTPEESRKMAEAGADVIIAHVGCTIGGSIGVTDATCTLEEAAARTQEIIEAARTVRENILFLSHGGPICTPSDAAYINEHSDAVGFVGASSLERMGVEESLINLTNEFKQIPCPAAHKR; encoded by the coding sequence ATGCCAAATCCCTGGACCGGAATTGGTAATCCGTACACACGCACCGAAGTTTTGGAACGATTACATGCCACGCTGGACCGTGGCGAACCGATTATCGTTGCCGGAGCTGGTACAGGTATCAGTGCCAAATTTATTGAAAAGGGTGGCGCGGATCTTCTAATTATCTATAACTCGGGCCGTTTTCGTATGTCTGGGCACGGGTCAACAGCGGGACTCATGGCCTATGGTGATGCGAATGCAGTCGCCATGGAAATCGGTGAATTTGAAGTTCTCCCCATAGTAGAAGAAATCCCTGTCATCTGCGGGGTCCATGCCTCTGACCCACGCCGACGTATCTGGCACCATCTCCTGAAAGTGAAGGATATGGGGTTCAGTGGTATCAATAACTTTCCTACGCACTCAATTGTAGATGGCCTCTTCCGACAGGTACTGGAGGAAACCGGAATGAGTGTTCAACACGAGATTGATATGGTAGGATTGGCTCAGAAGAAAGGAATTGACCTATTCTCAATCGTCTATGTCTCTACACCGGAGGAGTCCCGTAAGATGGCTGAGGCTGGTGCAGATGTGATTATCGCCCATGTAGGTTGTACGATCGGAGGATCAATTGGCGTAACCGATGCTACCTGCACACTTGAAGAAGCTGCTGCACGCACTCAGGAAATCATTGAAGCTGCCCGCACCGTTCGAGAGAACATCCTCTTCCTAAGTCATGGAGGTCCTATCTGTACGCCGTCTGATGCTGCGTACATAAACGAACACTCCGATGCGGTCGGATTTGTTGGAGCCAGCAGCCTTGAACGAATGGGTGTCGAAGAGTCTTTGATCAATCTCACAAACGAATTCAAACAGATCCCGTGTCCTGCAGCCCATAAACGCTAA
- a CDS encoding Gfo/Idh/MocA family oxidoreductase, whose protein sequence is MKSSTFTRRSFLKGMGSAAALPIIVPASALGRGHRPAPSERINMGFIGMGSMGINNLRGFLQKPDVQVLAVCDVNKAGENYAGRGPKGREPAREIVESTYAENSSMASYAGCDGYKFFWQVLERKDIDAVCLALPDHWHAYMAVAAAKAGKDMYSEKPLARTIREGRLMVKAVRKYGSVFQTGSQQRSDQRFRHACELVRNGYIGEIQKVYAQVGGISRPFPHGEEPVPEGFLYELWLGNAPSAPYHSKRVSGGYNTEEGAWRAWIPYSAGHVADWGAHNFDISLWGLGLDRSGPVKIVHANDAEEEELTLMYADHPPIIKKKGPHDGMIQFIGTDGWVGVSRGDIWASDEHLLTLEMKPSDTRLYHSNDHRRDFLNCIKTRSRPVCDVEIGHSSSVACLTSEICMRLERTLKFDPMKEKFHDEEANSLVSRKMRGPWSL, encoded by the coding sequence ATGAAATCCAGCACCTTTACTCGTCGCAGTTTTTTGAAGGGTATGGGAAGTGCAGCGGCACTCCCCATCATCGTACCCGCATCCGCACTCGGACGAGGACATCGACCGGCCCCTAGTGAACGAATAAACATGGGCTTTATTGGTATGGGCAGTATGGGGATCAATAATCTACGGGGATTCCTCCAAAAGCCAGACGTTCAGGTATTGGCGGTGTGTGATGTGAATAAAGCCGGAGAGAATTATGCTGGAAGGGGGCCGAAAGGACGTGAACCTGCTCGCGAGATCGTTGAGTCTACCTATGCAGAGAACAGCAGTATGGCCTCCTACGCTGGCTGTGACGGGTATAAATTTTTCTGGCAGGTTCTGGAACGGAAGGATATAGATGCCGTGTGTCTCGCGCTCCCGGATCATTGGCATGCATACATGGCCGTGGCAGCAGCCAAGGCAGGTAAAGATATGTACAGTGAGAAGCCGTTGGCTCGAACGATCCGTGAAGGCAGGTTGATGGTGAAAGCGGTTAGAAAGTATGGATCCGTTTTTCAGACCGGGAGTCAGCAGCGTTCAGATCAGCGTTTTCGCCACGCCTGTGAGTTGGTCCGTAATGGATATATCGGAGAAATACAGAAAGTGTATGCACAGGTAGGGGGAATTTCCAGACCATTCCCGCATGGAGAGGAGCCGGTGCCGGAGGGTTTCCTGTATGAGTTGTGGCTTGGTAATGCTCCATCCGCTCCGTATCACAGCAAGCGAGTTAGTGGAGGATATAATACGGAGGAAGGTGCTTGGCGTGCATGGATACCCTATTCAGCGGGACATGTGGCAGATTGGGGCGCACACAATTTTGACATTTCTCTCTGGGGGTTGGGTCTCGACCGATCAGGTCCAGTGAAGATTGTTCATGCCAATGATGCAGAAGAAGAGGAACTTACACTGATGTATGCAGATCACCCTCCGATCATTAAGAAGAAGGGGCCGCATGATGGGATGATCCAGTTCATCGGCACGGACGGTTGGGTTGGCGTTAGCCGCGGGGATATCTGGGCTTCTGATGAGCACCTGCTTACCCTTGAAATGAAACCCAGCGATACACGCCTATATCATAGTAACGACCATCGAAGAGATTTTTTGAATTGCATCAAGACGCGAAGCCGGCCTGTATGTGATGTCGAGATCGGTCACAGCTCGTCGGTCGCCTGTTTGACCAGTGAGATCTGCATGCGTCTGGAACGCACGCTGAAGTTTGATCCAATGAAAGAGAAGTTTCATGACGAAGAGGCCAACAGCCTGGTGAGTAGGAAGATGCGGGGGCCGTGGTCGTTGTAA
- a CDS encoding MerC domain-containing protein — MTTGITRPPLDATGITLSTLCFVHCLAVPFIATGALAWMASEAIHIGLTIVLAGIVVLVAWPSYQRHRRVAVPALLASGLALLIVAVLGEDTVGESAETSLTALGSVVLVLGHILNLRFRKTCV, encoded by the coding sequence ATGACGACTGGTATTACCCGCCCTCCACTCGACGCGACGGGCATCACCCTTTCAACCCTCTGCTTCGTGCACTGCCTTGCCGTGCCATTCATCGCCACGGGTGCGTTGGCATGGATGGCGTCTGAAGCCATCCACATCGGTCTAACAATAGTCCTTGCGGGGATCGTCGTACTCGTGGCGTGGCCCAGCTACCAACGACACCGCCGCGTCGCGGTGCCCGCCTTGCTGGCGAGCGGCCTCGCTTTGCTCATCGTCGCCGTCCTCGGCGAGGACACTGTGGGCGAGTCCGCCGAGACAAGTCTGACGGCTCTCGGTTCGGTTGTCCTCGTACTTGGCCACATTCTGAACCTGCGGTTTCGGAAGACGTGCGTGTGA
- a CDS encoding sulfatase-like hydrolase/transferase — MPRLLLPLLLSFWTTATVAQRPNIVLIVADDLGYGDLSAYGAEDLHSPALDSLASDGVRFTQFYANSPVCSPTRASLLSGRYPPMVGVPGVIRTHATDNWGKLAEDVQLLPEMLRSHGYHTAMVGKWHLGLEPPHRPIDRGFEHFEGFLGDMMDDYYNHRRHGLNYMRHGEQVIHPEGHATDLFSDWAVQYIESRTVSPAPFFLYLAYNAPHTPIQPPDEWVARIQERESGIDTTRAKLVALIEHMDNGIGKVLQALHENGFHDNTLVMFVSDNGGQLNVGARNGPLRDGKGTVYEGGIRVPAIASWPGRSSPNTENQALLTTMDIYPTLLEAAKVRIPHMIDGISFLDSFRGGPEPDSDRTLFFSRREGGLRFSGKTIEAVRKGTWKLVHNSPYAPLELYNLEQDPLETTDLSATEPEIFRQLAAALRQYMQDSGRVPWQ; from the coding sequence ATGCCAAGATTATTACTCCCCCTCCTTTTGTCGTTCTGGACTACTGCTACTGTCGCCCAAAGGCCAAACATTGTCCTCATTGTAGCGGACGATCTTGGATATGGGGACCTCTCGGCATACGGTGCCGAAGATCTGCATTCACCTGCCCTTGATAGCCTGGCTTCCGATGGCGTTCGCTTCACGCAGTTCTATGCCAACTCACCCGTATGCTCACCAACCAGAGCTTCCCTGCTTTCCGGCCGTTATCCGCCAATGGTTGGCGTCCCCGGGGTCATTCGTACACATGCCACTGATAATTGGGGAAAGCTCGCAGAAGATGTTCAATTGCTGCCGGAAATGCTTCGTAGTCACGGGTACCATACCGCAATGGTAGGGAAATGGCATCTCGGACTGGAGCCCCCACATCGCCCAATAGATCGAGGGTTTGAGCACTTTGAAGGCTTCCTGGGGGATATGATGGATGATTATTATAATCATCGGCGCCATGGCCTAAACTATATGCGCCACGGCGAGCAAGTCATCCATCCAGAAGGACATGCGACAGATCTGTTCTCCGACTGGGCGGTGCAATATATTGAAAGCCGTACCGTATCCCCAGCGCCGTTCTTCCTGTATCTGGCTTACAATGCACCTCATACCCCCATCCAGCCACCTGATGAATGGGTTGCGCGCATCCAAGAGCGAGAATCTGGCATTGATACAACCCGGGCCAAACTTGTCGCCCTGATCGAACACATGGACAATGGGATTGGAAAGGTTCTTCAAGCCTTACATGAAAATGGGTTCCATGACAATACACTTGTGATGTTTGTTAGCGATAACGGTGGTCAACTCAATGTAGGGGCACGTAATGGCCCACTACGTGATGGAAAGGGAACTGTGTATGAGGGAGGGATTCGAGTTCCAGCGATTGCTTCTTGGCCGGGGCGCAGTTCTCCCAATACGGAGAACCAAGCTCTATTGACGACTATGGATATTTATCCGACCCTTCTCGAAGCGGCGAAAGTCAGAATACCACATATGATTGACGGGATCAGCTTTCTCGATTCATTCCGAGGTGGCCCAGAGCCAGATTCCGACCGAACGCTCTTTTTCTCCAGACGGGAAGGGGGTCTCCGCTTCAGCGGGAAAACAATTGAAGCCGTTCGCAAGGGCACTTGGAAACTGGTTCACAACAGCCCCTACGCTCCATTGGAGTTGTATAACCTGGAGCAAGATCCGCTCGAAACTACAGACCTGTCAGCAACAGAACCAGAAATCTTTCGCCAACTCGCTGCCGCACTGCGACAATACATGCAGGACAGTGGCCGAGTACCCTGGCAATAA
- the aroB gene encoding 3-dehydroquinate synthase has protein sequence MVHVRLDHGRVYPIQFSRLQTLPYLLGENGLRKGPCIIVTDTNVAALHLEAVRGTLLEAGWGGLTEIILPSGESSKSPQLLQHIHDEALGTGIDRQTPVLALGGGVIGDLAGFAAATLLRGLPLVHLPTSLIAQVDSSIGGKTGINHPLGKNLIGAFHQPKLILADLDLLQSLPELEWRSGLAEVVKHGLIADAGFAEELSVNWDSILRRDRSIIRRMIIRAAEIKADVVSEDERETSRRAILNFGHTFAHAIERVAGYGEFTHGEAVALGMRAATKVSAMLTPDLPYETIDSLLKRLPVRNSINHLDLTELIQAMYYDKKVQSGNLRLILLREIGSAYITGNVTEEQILTGWKFLLHP, from the coding sequence ATTGTACATGTCCGTTTGGATCATGGACGCGTATACCCGATTCAGTTCTCTCGCTTGCAGACACTACCGTATCTATTGGGCGAGAATGGGCTTCGAAAAGGCCCCTGCATCATTGTGACGGATACAAATGTCGCTGCCCTTCACCTGGAGGCAGTTAGGGGCACCCTCCTGGAAGCTGGATGGGGAGGGCTTACAGAGATTATCCTTCCATCGGGAGAATCTTCTAAAAGCCCCCAACTGCTTCAGCACATCCATGATGAAGCCCTGGGAACAGGAATTGATCGCCAAACTCCTGTTCTAGCACTCGGCGGAGGAGTGATTGGAGACTTGGCGGGTTTCGCGGCCGCTACCCTGCTTCGCGGTCTGCCACTGGTTCACCTGCCAACTTCTCTGATTGCGCAAGTGGACAGCTCCATCGGAGGAAAGACCGGGATTAATCATCCACTGGGCAAGAATCTGATCGGGGCATTTCATCAGCCAAAACTGATACTCGCCGACCTGGATCTACTCCAGAGTCTTCCCGAACTGGAATGGAGAAGCGGGCTCGCTGAGGTTGTCAAACATGGCTTGATCGCAGATGCGGGTTTTGCAGAGGAATTGTCTGTGAACTGGGACAGTATCCTTCGTCGAGACCGAAGCATAATCCGGCGGATGATCATCCGGGCAGCAGAGATCAAAGCAGATGTAGTCAGTGAAGATGAACGTGAAACCTCACGACGAGCCATCCTGAATTTTGGGCATACGTTCGCGCATGCAATTGAGCGGGTTGCAGGGTACGGAGAATTTACGCACGGGGAGGCGGTTGCCCTGGGAATGCGTGCAGCCACCAAGGTATCTGCAATGTTAACCCCTGATCTACCGTACGAAACTATCGATTCTCTCCTGAAACGATTGCCTGTAAGGAACTCAATCAACCATCTTGATCTCACTGAATTGATCCAGGCGATGTACTACGATAAAAAAGTCCAGTCTGGCAATCTTCGTCTCATTCTCCTTCGAGAGATTGGAAGCGCGTATATCACTGGCAATGTCACCGAAGAGCAAATCCTCACGGGATGGAAATTCCTATTGCATCCATAG
- a CDS encoding PDZ domain-containing protein, protein MNKIRIVPTIILTVSVFVAGVLAATLGVNLFDQGHNVGTDLQASSSVILQAPSESARLEWEEVFVDVAETVNPSVVQIRSMQNNRNPLEGIPFEQLLPNGDIPEFPLPRVRQGLGSGVLIRSDGYIVTNDHVIGSADRLQVLLYDGRTLTAEVIGRDRDSDLAVIRINETGLPTVTLAASGDIRVGQWVMAFGSPLDEALDNTVTAGIVSAIGRTSTRLAAINPYSDFIQTDAAINRGNSGGPLVNMSGQLVGINSAILSPTGNNAGIGFAIPVSIVSNIAMQLMNKGRVERGFLGIQFDRVSRALANAMDAPPGSAQVRQVNKDTAADKAGVKIGDIIAGIDGVELTDYLLLRAMIGNKSPGDQVLLDIIRGEDRFQIEVTLGSLPENLSRNNAPSENRNEEQGEMDELGLMLRNLDRETLEEQFLVSEEIEGVWIQLIDESSKAYDESDLRRDDVIVEINKEPVKDIGDFRRAYRNIEPGSTFLVKVLRPQAVNEDTNEFLSLMTALTKPE, encoded by the coding sequence ATGAACAAGATTCGTATTGTACCAACAATCATTCTTACTGTCAGCGTCTTTGTGGCCGGTGTGCTTGCGGCTACCCTGGGAGTCAACTTATTTGACCAAGGACACAATGTTGGCACAGATCTCCAGGCCAGTAGCTCGGTAATTCTGCAGGCTCCTTCAGAAAGTGCACGCCTGGAATGGGAGGAAGTTTTTGTTGATGTTGCCGAAACGGTGAATCCTTCCGTGGTGCAGATTCGATCTATGCAGAACAATAGAAATCCGTTGGAAGGCATTCCATTTGAGCAGTTATTGCCAAATGGTGACATACCCGAATTTCCACTCCCACGGGTCCGCCAGGGTCTAGGTTCAGGTGTCTTGATTCGCTCTGATGGATACATCGTCACCAATGATCATGTTATAGGAAGTGCAGACAGGTTACAGGTCCTTCTTTATGATGGTCGCACATTGACTGCCGAAGTTATTGGCCGTGACCGAGATTCTGATCTGGCAGTGATCCGGATTAATGAGACAGGCTTACCCACCGTTACACTCGCTGCATCCGGTGATATACGTGTAGGACAATGGGTTATGGCCTTCGGATCACCCTTGGACGAAGCTCTGGACAATACCGTGACTGCTGGTATCGTAAGTGCAATCGGACGCACCAGCACCCGGCTCGCTGCGATTAATCCTTACTCTGACTTTATTCAGACGGACGCAGCAATCAATCGAGGTAATTCAGGAGGTCCCCTGGTCAATATGAGTGGGCAGTTGGTTGGCATCAATTCCGCAATTCTCTCCCCCACAGGCAACAATGCCGGGATTGGATTCGCGATCCCAGTCTCCATTGTAAGCAATATTGCAATGCAGCTCATGAATAAGGGGCGCGTCGAGCGTGGATTCCTCGGCATTCAGTTTGATCGTGTATCACGAGCTCTTGCAAATGCAATGGACGCTCCTCCTGGCTCCGCACAGGTCAGACAGGTAAACAAAGACACCGCCGCAGACAAAGCTGGCGTCAAGATCGGGGACATCATTGCCGGAATTGATGGGGTAGAACTCACAGACTACCTGCTTTTGAGAGCTATGATCGGAAATAAATCCCCCGGAGATCAGGTCCTGCTTGACATTATCCGAGGAGAAGATCGATTTCAAATCGAGGTCACACTGGGGTCACTCCCGGAAAATCTTTCGCGAAATAATGCGCCAAGTGAGAACAGGAATGAAGAGCAGGGAGAAATGGATGAACTGGGGCTCATGTTGCGGAATCTAGATCGGGAAACTCTGGAAGAGCAATTTCTTGTCTCCGAAGAGATTGAGGGAGTTTGGATTCAATTAATTGATGAAAGCAGCAAGGCGTATGATGAATCAGACCTGCGCCGCGACGATGTAATCGTTGAAATCAACAAAGAACCGGTGAAGGATATTGGCGACTTTAGGCGCGCATACAGAAACATCGAACCGGGTTCGACCTTTTTGGTCAAGGTGCTGCGTCCGCAGGCAGTCAATGAGGATACGAATGAGTTTCTATCTCTGATGACAGCACTCACGAAGCCTGAGTAG